The following DNA comes from Flavisolibacter ginsenosidimutans.
AAAGCTTTTGGAAATAGAGGTGCCGGAGATTTTCGACGGGCTGATCGTGATCAAAAAAATCGTTCGCGAACCGGGAGAAAGAGCCAAAGTAGCCGTTGAATCCTATGATGACCGCATTGATCCGGTAGGCGCTTGCGTGGGCATGAAAGGAAGCCGCATTCACGGCATCGTTCGCGAATTGAAAAACGAGAACATTGACGTTATTAACTGGACCAGCAATACGCAGCTTCTGATACAACGTTCTCTCACGCCGGCCAAGATTACTTCGATGGAACTAAACAACGAAGAACACCACGCCAACGTTTACCTAAAGCCCGACCAGGTTTCCCTGGCCATTGGCCGCCGCGGTGTAAACATTAAACTGGCTTGCGAATTGACAGGCTACAACCTTGATGTTTACCGCGACAACGAAGGCGAGGTGGAAGAGTTTGATATTGACCTGGAAGAATTCAGCGATGAAATTGAAAGCTGGGTGATTGACGAGCTGAAGCGCATCGGTTGCGACACGGCCCGCAGCGTATTGAGTCTGACCGCTGAAGAACTGGAACGCAGAACCGACCTGGAAAAAGAAACCATTGCCGATGTACGCAAAGTGCTTCAGGCAGAATTTGAAAAAGAATAAGGTGATGGGTGACGAGTAATCAGTGATGCGTTTTGCCAGCGGCAAAGTCTTCACGAAACTCTGGCCTCATTCCTGTTCATTCGTTCTTAACAAACAGAAAATTTTAAACCGAATAGATGACGGATGAAAAAGGCGGCGACTTTTAATTGAACGGTTATCGCTGATTATTCATCACTCATCGCTCATCAAATCGAATGGCAGAAATTACAACAACACCGCGTCTCATGGCCGCCGCCAAAGAATTTAACATCGGTAAGGACACACTGGTGGATTTTTTGGCGGGCAAAGGATTTGACAAGGACGAACTAAAACCTACCGCAAAGCTCACCGAAGAAATGTACCGGGCATTGCAGGCCGAGTTTCAGAGCGACAAGGTGGCCAAAATGAAGGCTGTCCAGATTGACCTGCCAAAAGGCGCCGTTGCCGAGGCAAAAAAGAAACGCGACGAAGAAGAAATACTTCACTTCCGCAAGGAGGAAAAAAAGCCGGCTAAAAAAGAAGAGCCGGCGGCGCCAGCTCCTGTTGAGGAACCGAAGCCTGAGCCGGTGCAGGAAATTGTCCCGCCTCCTCCGGTTGTAGCCGAAGCAGCGCCAGAAGTCGAAGAGCCAAAGCCTGAACCCGAACTCATTCGGCCCGAAGTGCCGGAAATTGAAGGCCTGAAGGTGGTTGACAAAATTGACCTCTCCACTATTGATTCGTCTACCCGCCCGAAAAAAGGCGTGAAGAAAGCGAAGGCAGAATCCGAGCCGGTCGTTGAAGTACCGGCAGAGGAAAAAGTCGTTGTTGCCGAAACACCTGTTATTGAAGCAGAGCCTGAAGTAGAAGCACCCGTTGCACAAATACAGGAGGAAACAAAAGAAGAAGAACCGGTTATCGAAAATATCAAAGCCGAAAAATTGGAAGGCCCGAAAATTTTAGGCAAGATAGAATTGCCGGTAGAAACGGATACACGCCCGGTAAGGGGCGACGAAAAGAGAAAACGCAAGCGCATCCCCATTGAAAAGAAAGAAGTGCGGCCCACACAGGGACAACAGCAGCAAGGGCAGGGCGGAGGCGGACGGTTTACGCCGCAAAAAGCAGCGCCGGGACAGGCCGGTGGCCTTAACCGTGGCGGTCAACAAGCCGGTGGCGGCGGACGCTTTACACCCACACGCCGCGGCGATCGAAGGGAAGTAAAAGAAATTGACGAGAAAGAAATTCAACGCAAAATCCAGGAAACACAAGCCAAGCTTTCGGGTGGCCGCGGTGGCAAATCAATTAAAGCCAAACGCCGCGATCGCCGCAACGAAATGGCCGAAGCCGATGGCTCAACCGAAGGCAACAAACTGCAGGTAACCGAGTTCATTTCGGTAAGCGAACTGGCAAACCTGATGGATGTTTCGTTTGCAGAAGTTATCAGCAAGTGTATGGGCCTTGGCATCATGGTGTCCATCAACCAGCGTTTGGACGCAGAGGTTATTGAACTGGTGGCCAGTGAATTCGGCTTTGACGTGGAATTCATTGACATGGAGAAGCAACTGGAAATGGAGGAAGAAATCGAAGAAGATGATGCCGAAGACCTTCAGTCGCGTTCACCCATCGTTACCATCATGGGTCACGTTGACCACGGTAAAACATCCTTGCTCGACTACATCCGCAAAGCCAACGTGGTGGCGGGTGAAGCGGGCGGCATCACGCAACACATCGGCGCTTACCAGGTAAATCTTCCCAACGGCAAAGACATTACTTTCCTTGATACGCCGGGTCACGAAGCCTTTACGGCCATGCGTGCCCGCGGTGCAAAAATTACCGACATCGCGGTAATTGTGATTGCCGCCGATGATGCCATCATGCCGCAAACACGAGAGGCCATCAGCCACGCACAGGCGGCCAATGTGCCTATGATTTTTGCCGTCAACAAGATTGACAAGGACGGCGCTAATCCGCAAAAAATTTACGAGCAGTTGGCGGGCATGAACATCTTGGTAGAAGCCTGGGGCGGTAAATTCCAGAACCAGGAAATCTCTGCCAAGCAAGGCTTAAACGTTGATCTGTTACTTGAAAAAATATTGCTTGAAGCCGAATTGCTTGACCTGAAAGCAAACCCCGACCGCGAAGCGACGGGATCTATCATTGAAGCCTCGCTAGACAAAGGCCGCGGTTACGTTACCACTATTTTGGTGCAGAACGGTACACTGCAAACCGGCGATCTTGTGGTATCCGGCCAGCATTACGGCCGTGTGAAAGCCATGTTTAACGAACGCAACAAACGGATAGACGAAGCCGGTCCTTCGGCGCCAGCCGTTATCCTTGGTTTGAACGGTGCTCCACAGGCGGGTGAAAAGTTCAAAGTATACCACGACGAAGCCGAAGCGAAAGACATCGCCAACCGCCGTGCACAAATTCTGCGTGAGCAGGGCATGAGAGCCAAGAAGCACATCACGTTGGATGAAATTGGCCGTCGTTTGGCGCTCGGAAACTTCAAGGAATTGAAAGTTATCATTAAGGGTGACGTGGACGGTTCGGTAGAAGCCCTGAGCGACTCTTTGCAAAAGCAATCCACGGAAGAAATTCTAGTAAGTGTGATTCACAAAGGCGTAGGCCAGATTAACGAAAGCGACGTGGTTTTGGCTGAAGCATCCGACGCCATCATCATCGGTTTCAATGTTCGGCCTTCCTTGCAGGCAAATCGTTTGGCCGACAACGCCGGTATTCAAATCAAAACCTACTCCATTATCTACAACGCCATCGAAGAAATCCGCTCGGCAATGGAAGGCATGTTGGAACCGAAGACGCAGGAGAAGATCATCGGCAACGTCGAGATCAGGGAAGTCTTCAAGTTTGACAAAGCCACCGTAGCCGGCTGCCAGGTGATTGACGGACGCATCAAGCGTGACAGCAAGATCCGCCTCATTCGCGACGGTATTGTTGTGTACCCAACCGCCGAAGGTGCGCATGCCGAATTGGGTTCACTCAAGCGTTACAAAGACGACGTGAAAGATGTGATATCGGGTATGGAGTGCGGTCTCACGGTCAAAAATTACAACGACATCAAAGTGGGCGATGTGATTGAAGCGTACGAAGAAGAAGAAGTGAAGCGAACGCTCTGATAAATTAAAATTTAAAGCAAAGTCAAAAGAGTGCTTAAAACAAAGAGCCGCTCTTTTGACTTTTTCTTTTCCATCTGCACGCTACAAACTTTTGTTAATACAAAACTTACCACAGGCGACGGCTAAGGCAGCCGTTAAATTTGTTACCGTTATGAAACGACTTTTGCTTTTCGTCTTTTGCCTTTTGACTTTTTACTTTTCGCAGGCGCAGCCGCAAAAAGTAGTGGCCGATAAAATCATTGCTGTCGTTGGCGACCGCATCATCCTGAAATCCGACATCTCCAACACCATTGCCGACATGGCCCGCCAGGGAGCACAGGTGCCGGAAAACGCCAATTGCGCCGTGCTTGACCAGGCTTTGGTTTCAAAGGTTTTGATGATGCAGGCGATGAAAGATTCGTTGCCGGTTTCGGACGATGAAATTGAAGCAGAATTGGACCAACGTGTTCGCTATTTTGTAAACCAGTATGGCAGTAAGGAAACGGTAGAACAAATGGCCGGCAAAAGTATTTACCAGATTAAAGACGATGCCCGCGAATCGGTAAAAGAAAACAAACTGGCCCAGGCCATGCAGCGCAAAATTGTGGACGGCGTGA
Coding sequences within:
- the infB gene encoding translation initiation factor IF-2, whose product is MAEITTTPRLMAAAKEFNIGKDTLVDFLAGKGFDKDELKPTAKLTEEMYRALQAEFQSDKVAKMKAVQIDLPKGAVAEAKKKRDEEEILHFRKEEKKPAKKEEPAAPAPVEEPKPEPVQEIVPPPPVVAEAAPEVEEPKPEPELIRPEVPEIEGLKVVDKIDLSTIDSSTRPKKGVKKAKAESEPVVEVPAEEKVVVAETPVIEAEPEVEAPVAQIQEETKEEEPVIENIKAEKLEGPKILGKIELPVETDTRPVRGDEKRKRKRIPIEKKEVRPTQGQQQQGQGGGGRFTPQKAAPGQAGGLNRGGQQAGGGGRFTPTRRGDRREVKEIDEKEIQRKIQETQAKLSGGRGGKSIKAKRRDRRNEMAEADGSTEGNKLQVTEFISVSELANLMDVSFAEVISKCMGLGIMVSINQRLDAEVIELVASEFGFDVEFIDMEKQLEMEEEIEEDDAEDLQSRSPIVTIMGHVDHGKTSLLDYIRKANVVAGEAGGITQHIGAYQVNLPNGKDITFLDTPGHEAFTAMRARGAKITDIAVIVIAADDAIMPQTREAISHAQAANVPMIFAVNKIDKDGANPQKIYEQLAGMNILVEAWGGKFQNQEISAKQGLNVDLLLEKILLEAELLDLKANPDREATGSIIEASLDKGRGYVTTILVQNGTLQTGDLVVSGQHYGRVKAMFNERNKRIDEAGPSAPAVILGLNGAPQAGEKFKVYHDEAEAKDIANRRAQILREQGMRAKKHITLDEIGRRLALGNFKELKVIIKGDVDGSVEALSDSLQKQSTEEILVSVIHKGVGQINESDVVLAEASDAIIIGFNVRPSLQANRLADNAGIQIKTYSIIYNAIEEIRSAMEGMLEPKTQEKIIGNVEIREVFKFDKATVAGCQVIDGRIKRDSKIRLIRDGIVVYPTAEGAHAELGSLKRYKDDVKDVISGMECGLTVKNYNDIKVGDVIEAYEEEEVKRTL